TCACTCTGTGGAAGCTGTTGAGGCAATGGCAGCCAGGCACAATGTCATGTTCGAAGGTGACTCCTCTCTCATTATTTCTACTGTGTCTTCACCTGCACTCAATTAGTCTAAGCTAAGGTGATGTTATCTTGGAAACACAGATATTAGCATCAGCTCCAAGTTGGCCTTCCACCTCCCACGTTAAACTTCAGGGTAATGGCTCTCGCACATGCTCTGGTGGAAAGCTCTTGAAGCAGATGACTATTGTATGAATGGATGATAACCCTCCTGATTTGAATTCTGTTTTGTGACACGATCTGTTGTGATTTGTTTTGTTGTCctaataaaatttacattatcTTCTCTCTGAAAATAGATTTAAGTTCATTAAAGATGCTTATTTAAGCTCATTTGTCaattaaactaaactaaacttaAGCTCAAATTTGGACCGCGATTATCTATCAAACCAAGTTTGAATAAATCCAATTCAAACTTTGGTTGATATCATCCTAAAAGTCCTGGTTGCACTAAGTGATGATCTTCCCTCTGAGACAATTCTCTATGctctttttaattattgatattttttattatcttatgTTAAATTCCAATACCAATAGTGTACTCTATGTAGAACTCTAgctaaatttcaagaaatttaaaattttacctcaactaaaattttattaggaaaagtttcaagtaatctatatatatatatatatatatatatttgtgggcGTAAAAAACTAACCAATTTGGGATCCCGTGTGGATCCACAGGATAATGACCAACACAATCTATTTATAAAAGGGGAATAGGGAATAAACACTCCATAATGGGAAACTCAAACAATTGATTTCATCGACACCATATATTTCAGATGAAGCTAAAGTATTACAATAGGAGAATTTCTCTTTCCCGTGGTGTTACGCACTCTCTCTCTTAGATAGATagtttttcttccttcttacaattttttcactatttttccAACCTTCTTCTATTTGCCTGTCTTCCCCCTTATATAGGTACACTCCTTGTTCTTATCTCTACAGCTATCCTGTCGCCAGTCAAGTTTTTAGGGATATTTTCCTCTCCTTTATCGGTTTCCTTCCTTTCCTTATCatgaaattttgactttttggggTGTTTGTACTATTTAGGTTGTCTCATATGCATTCAATGCAGCAAGGGTTAGGTGAAAATCtcctcattaatgtggaggtgaagATTTTCAACCTTCTTACGTGTTTTGGAAGACTCCTCGAGGTTCTAGGTACCTTTTGGAAGTAAGACATAAATTTCCAAGCACCTCACCTTGGATAAGGCTTGGCTCCATTTAACTTGCAACCTTTTTCACGGGAACAATCTGCAAAGATTCCTACCTTCTTCGGGTTGTTCGGGATGGCCCCATACTCTTCCTTCAGTCCTTATAATTTATTGGGCCTTTCCATGAGCATATGTGTATGGCCCAATTCATTTCACGTGGCTCAATTGGCATTTGGGCTTTAGGCCCGGAGGGGGGACACTTCCACTCCCCACAATATTAACAGACAAAgtagagagaaaatccaattaaattctaaattggagtctaattttgtgccatgtgtctcatctaatttttaaatttgtgtcaagtgaattattaggtgcaaaaatcaaagagtctacaTTCAATTAGactttaaattaaattttaattaaagttcaattttgcgccatgtgcctcatcaattttttttaaaaatttttttgttgtaagtgaattattgggtgcaaaaccTAAAAAGTCttattcaattagattctaaatcatatatatatatatgtgtgtgtgtgtgtgtgtgtgtgtgtaattgtgattgttttaaATGTACTCATACATATGCATAGGGTTACATATTAGTTTACAATAATACTCAGTGTAAAACTTTGTTATCAAAAATACCAATAGTTTACCTAAGTTTCaaggaatttaatttttatttcaactaaaattcaaaaagtttcaagtaatttaaaataaagttaaatattttattttaattgttttgattatatatatatatatgttaatttcATGTTTTAATATGGTAAAATTTACACTCCACTCCTTGTGCTTGTACCAAGTGCCtcaatatatgtatgtattacacttttatttttatttttatttgttggtcatctgacttatttaaatagttaatttattgtagttaaaaatttattaaagttTCAAGTGGctcaataattattaatttataaaaatttcaaaaagacaagTGTTGctcaataattattattatataattttgatatatttatatataatttttcattaaatcaTACATTGACatgggcataatactagtattCATAAACACTAAATATTTTCTGTTATTATTATGTTGCAACTttagaaaaatgtcaaaatgttaccatttttttttatcaaagtaCTAATGAATTATTAGTATATGTTTATAGCATAGTTTGATGGCTCACgtgaattaactttttttttggatagaaaagGTTTGCAATATGATTAAACTAGAGAGGTGAGGCAGAGCCTCTCAAAACACATGCCAATAGAGTCATATTTCAATAACATAGAAAGATCCGCAAAGGGATCATCAAAAATCCTAAAATCTTGATCTTGCATGGCTCCCTTCTTTGTCAGCTTGTCTGCACATTGGTTGGTTTCCCTAAAGCATACATGCCAATACAGTCATATTACAATAACATAGAAAGATCCGCAAGGGGATCATCAAAAATCCTAAAATCTTGATCATAAAAAATCCTTAGTACTTTCCTTGCAGTCAGCAAGTAAAAACTAGATAATAAAGACTTGCATGTTAACCCTATAGTAAGAGGATGTTTGCTTGATTGAGTTCAGTTACTCTTTCCTGAAGTATAACGAGGTGATACTCTCTCTTATCATATGAATGATGgatcatattataaatttaaatagcAAGACCCACCATAAAATGAGAGGAGAGAATATTATAACGCAATACTCCTGGAGTACTAAATAATTACTCTTTATTCCATGGGTACTAGTGGCTCTTCTTCAGGAGGTTCATCATTTAAGTCAGGAAGTAGCAGCTTCGTTTGGTTCTGGCTCATGTTTGTTCCATCCTGCAACGCCATATTGTCATTGTTCTTTACTTCATCAACCTCCATTGCATTCTGCTCCATATGATTTGTCtggttttgttttgcatccTCTCCATTCTgattgccattgttcccaactCCATCAACTTCCATAGCTGCAAAGAGAGGAGGATAAAAAGGAAGCCAAAGAAGTGATGAGGTGGAAATAGTACAcacaagagagaagagaaagagagagagagagagattcggAGTCTCCACCTTCTGATTTTACGGCAGGTTTGTGCATGGATTTCTGTAATCTGACTGCCCTTGTAAACATCAATGCGTTGAAGCACTTCAGTTCATTCATCACGGAATCCTCGACTTCTGAAAAACCATATTTCTGTGTCCACATTGGAACGAGATCTTCAATTGATGGAACGATCAATTTCTCGACTTTAAGAAAGTTAAGGACCTGAAAATTAGATCAGCATGAGAGCTTGTTCTCAGAAGGACCAATGGACCACGCCGGATCGTTAAGTAAAAGTAGAGGGCTCAAGGgactgaaaaatattttttcaactttgCTCCAGAGAAAACAGATAGaggtgtgtttttgtgtgtagCCTAAATATTATGATTGCAAATAGATGACTTCTCAATGTGGGGAAATATATCAATGAGCTGTTTCTAAATATTTTCATGGTGGATAAGCAATCTGCTCAGCCTTAAAATCTAGGATCTTCAATGCAACCAGTGGCAACACTTTTTGCAGAATATCAATTGTAAGACAGCAAATATTGGTACACTATCATCTATTTCGACTGTAACCTACTGACCTGTTATAAGTAGTTCTTGCTATGCTACTTACAACTAAAAGCATGGAGACTCAAACTACTTCAAAAATCTTCCAAACAGTATTTGTTATAACACATGATAGATTAGTCAATCAGCTTGTTCAAGCACAATTTGTCAAAATATTGGGTTTTATCGGAAATTCCAGAAAAAGTTTCAAACTAAAGCAGAATCTAAGTTGGGTGACACACCCTTTTGTTGCTGTGTATTTAAAAACAATCGCTTAGTTTCTTCTATTTATTATATTCATATTTGGGATATATTTACATGCACTAGAGAACCTTATTCAACAACTTACAGATTCAATCGCTAGCAAAAGCTTTTGCCACATCCCTTGATTCCTATACTTTTCATTAGTTGCAACGAAGGGCATCTCTGCAATCTTTGTCCCATGTATTCTGTAGAACCACGAGGGCAATCATTTTAGTTTAAAGGGTTATTTTCTAAAGCTCCATGCATACAAGATTTCCAGCACACACAGAAAAATACCTCATACTATGGACATACCTCAGAGATGCTGCAGAGATTATTTCGTCATTTTTCTCAAGAATAGCAGTATAAAAACGTTGAAAGTTTATGCGAGTCAAATTGGATCTGAAAATGAAGGATTTTTGAGCTAtcagattgtttttttttttttttccttgaacttAAAACTATAGACTATGAGAATAAAGAAAGGGTGAACAgataatgtttttcaaaaactaaaTGCCAAACATGTTGATAAAAAGCAGCAATATTAGACTGAATAAGATGTAGAACAAGTTATAGCTAAGAAAGAATTTATAGGGCTGCTTACTCTCGATTGTATACGACACCATGAATCACATTCGTGTTTGTGTGGCGATCTATGATTGGATCAAACGACTCATTCATCATATCCCACACAACTGCTATCTTGCAGTTACATTCCACAATCTGCTGAAAATGATCAATATTTGTAGGCTTTGTAGCTAAATGTATATCTGTTTGGCGGATAAGAGTCCAAGAGAGTCCTCCGCCTAGCTCATTTTTAACTCTCAGTTCTCTATCCAAGTGCTCCAAAATCTTTGGCAGAACTTATGTCAGAATCCTTTCAACAATACTCAAAAGAATTAGAcattctcaaataaaaatgtGTAGAGAACATTAGCATACCTCCTTGCAGCTCAGCTGACAAAATGATTTCATGTTAGGCGACCTGTCTGGAGTCAATGGGCGATTAATATCTACTTCGACTTCAAGATGACATGACCAGTGATCTACAAGAAGCACAAATTAGGATTTGTCactttagaatttaaaaaataaaaagaacttcaAAAAAGCTAAGATTCCAAATAAAAGGTATGAAGCATATACATTTCTTCTGACATTGAAAGCATTGGAATAATTCATCATTTGCATAGCCACCATCGCCACAATATTTGCAAACACAATAAGGACACCGCCAATCATCTTGAGGAATTCTCTAAAGTTCAAAGTCCAATTAcacacaaaattttagaaaccaaacaacaattcataagaaaaaaagtaaattttccTAGAAGGCATTATAATAACTGTGAAAGAAACTACAGACCTTCAAATTTGTGCAATCTATATGAATTGTGGAAGGACAATTATCACAACATATCAAGTCCCCTCCATCTGCACAGATGACACAAGCGTCATCATATTTGTCTACATCAGTCTCTCTAGGCTCAATTAGGTTAAATCCACAATGCCTTGATTTCCTGATCCCATCCAAGACATGAAGTTGGCATCTCAGGAGGGAAACATTTCTCCTCAATAGGAAAATGTTCGCATAAGGTCTTTTCAGATTACTATGAGCATGAGCTTCAAATCCCCGCACTGTTACCTCCGTATTACAACAATTACATAATATCCCAGCCCTTGTAATCATTCCCTTAAGCAATATGTTTTGTTCACAAGGATCATCCATGTATcctacttcttctttttcctcaatCATCTTCAAGTCTATCAACCATGACAAGATTGTTCTTTTTGACTCAGTTGGTCCAGACTTATTTGCACATCTTGAGCGTTTCATAAGCGAATAAGGAGCTCGTCTTCTTCTCCTTGAACTTTCTCCAACttcaaaacttttctttccttcttcatcTGCTCTCTTCTTAGTAGGACGACCCCTTCTTGGCCTCACACTTGAACATGCAGCCCCCACTTCCACCATTCTAACATCTGTGGACAGTTTTTTATTGCacttattaatgttattttgttGTGCTTGTCTTCGAGGCCTAATCCTTGTGTAGTCAGGATCAGAATAACCTGAGTCACTGTCTGATGAACCGCTTGAACACACatagattttcttatttttcctgcTTCTCAATGAATAGGCCATGATTTTGATTCAAAAAATACTAAACTTTCCGCTGAGAAATgcaaattttatataaacaaatCCCTGCAACAAAGAAAGTAGAGCTTAAAATAGAAACCGTGAAGGCAAAGCTGGgtttaataccaaaaaaaaaaaagtattgggACAATGATTTGGATAATGGAGAggatcattttgattttttaccaatcttattttgttgcttttgttttcaTCTTAATTGAGATTTATGGTGTTATGCACAAATTTGGAAGACTAATTAAAGTATAAGAGGAAGAAAACAGCTAGCTCTGTGTATCTGAGTAACTGTGGAACTTGAAGTAAGGAATTGGACATTGAAAGCCCCTATTTATGGTATTAAaattgtttatcttttattgtgGGCTCTTCATTAATGTAAGTATATCATGAAAGATTGCAATACAAATTTTAGTGACAAATATATTGTCATTTCGTATacgatttttttattaaaaaaatgagctAATTATTAATTTGTATTGAATTTTCCTGCATATAAGAAAAGagagtacaaaatttttgtcccagATAATGAGCTAATTAAGGAGAGATTAAAGATATTCTAAGAACTTGTCCAAAATACAAAATGATATGATGATaagttcttttttataattcaatagttagaaCAATAGGAAAAAGGAGGCTCTAAACTCTAGTTCTTCTCATAAAGGAAAGCCACAATACCACTTAACTACAAGACTTTTGGTGATAATAAGTTATTTATACCAAATATAATGGGACATATATACTTACACtgataatagaattttttacaTCATATTAGTATTGAGATTCTAAAAATGTTCTAATAAGAAACACAACTCTGATAAGAAGAAAGATATATCATCTAATTTTTATGctttcaagtgaacataagaACAAAATTGCTTAAGAACTTCATGACCTGCTCCTGATTTTTTTCATTCccattaatacaaaattttatttgtcatacatataaattattaaaaattttctaaacttattCACAGcgcaaaaaattatttaaaattttctatcttaGTCCTaccacaaaaataataaaaataaataaataaagtagattccatgaaaaaaaaaattgatccaCTGGGATTATCTCTTTGCTTCttatttctaaatacaattttctattattaaaaTAACAAGAAAGGAATAAAGCAAAGTAGAAATATATTGCCAAAAGTGTTTTGATATTCTCTGAAAACGTTACTAGTTTTCGATTTAGAAGTAATAAAACTACACCAAGAGCATCATACTTATAAGTTTACCttctgttttttgaaaaataaataaatagccaAACAAAACCTTAActtattgtatattttctttagagtatgtatatttttcaataaagaaaaaactcaCGCTCCATTTGCTTCgctttaaaatgttttaccatATTTGTTTAGGTTGGTTAAAGCTGAAAATGTTTTTAGTTAACcataaaatgcaaaagaaaaatgtataaaatgtTTTGTGCTAAAAAATACCTGTAAAACATTTCCGagtaatgaaattattttcatctctctaataatatatatatatatatatatatatatatatatattactcttCTCTTAGTTATATTAATTAACTCTTAATTAGCACATTTCCACTCGATTAACAATTTTAGGATTAGAGTAAAATTAACCACTGTCAATACCATTATCTATTAattttatcatcatcatcattgatTTTACATTTTTAGATTATCTAActttatcaccaaaaaaaaaaaaaaaaaactttttagattGGACTTAGCTTGAATTTAGTGCTTATGTGCACTAGACACAATCTTTGCCCTTTTAAACTATTCCAAATCATAACCACTCCTTTTGCCCCTTTGAGATAataacttaatatttttttatatcaattataattatgaaaataataaaatgatttgccgcaaaaaaaaaaaaatttcaaattttaattatcattattatataatatttttgtgtaaTTAATTAAGTTCGTGAGTCAACAGTCAAACAATGATTTCTTGAGTTGTGGCACACAAATTTGGTTTGACTTCTAATAAAATTTCAGGAcactttatcatttataccatCCAATTTTACAATACTTCCATTTcccaaacttctatttttattaaaatattattttttaatctttctttactatttttttctaactGAATCTTTTGTTTTCCTAGGCTTTCCAacagctttttttttcctctctttctccttcaacCTTTAACACCAGCTCAACACACAAAGCCACACACAGACCCATCggaacaaaaacccagaaaaacccaagccaccacTGCCCACTGTCCACTGCtcaccaaaatcccaccggaacaaaaacccatactaataaaaaaaaaaaaaaaaacccatcggAAACCCAGAATAACCAGCCACTTCAGCCACAACCCAACCAcaacaaagccacacacacacaaacacaaaccatcaacagAGCCACACAAACCAGGCCGCCGatcaacaaacccaccacccaAGCCACTGATCAAACCATCAACGGCCaccacccaagccaccgatcagcaaacccaaaccaCCGATCAACAAACCCACACCCAGGCCGtcgaaatacccaaaaatcgTCATCGGAGCCACCATCGGAGCTACCGATGATCCACCCAAACGATCCACCCACCGATCAACGGATCCACCATTTCAAACCCACCGATCAACCGATCCCAGCCCAATGATTCAAACCCAGCTCGCCGATCCACGCTAATCCAACCTCCAacctcaaaaatccaaaacccagcACCGGTGCAACGAGAGAGAGGCAGGCCGTGCGATGAGAGATGAAGGAGTGGCCGTGTGAGATGGGTGAGAAATTTCAGAGATGGGTGAGAAATTTTGGCAATGATGCTTCGgagaggagagagcagatggagGGAGAGAGCAGATGtagaaagagaaggaagagtgagaagagaggagaaaaaatgagagggatgagagagaaatttcGGTTGAAATAGGAggattataatattattaattttttacaattctgTGAACAGTATAattctatgtttagaattgtactgtagcagtattgcaaaaaaatttgcaatattgCTGTTTACAATTTCCTGATGCAATAGTTTTTTAGGTGTAAAATGCTAAATTTCTCTTAgatatagcattagcatttcctaatgctaatgctctaaagATCAAACTGAAAACCATACAAAATTGGGAGAGGGGGGAATCATGTGTAGATTTTACCAAACAATTAAAGGTAGTAAAAGGAAATCATGTAACTAGAATTTCACAAATAGTGAAAATTAAGGggcaaatttttataattcaaaaattataaaatgtaccaaaataattcatataaaaatactCTTCAAGATCATCTATCATGTACATAttaccaaaaatcaattttcatttactcaaaaaaacaaattgcatGATTGACACgctaatttgaaaatatatcttACTCAAAGACCAATCAGGTGATTTAGAAAATGAATCATCATGGTTTCTAGCATAATTGTGTATGTTAAAAAGTAATCGAGAAGAAAAAATTACCTAAAATTTCTTGAAGAACGCTGTCACTCTAGATCCTTGACATGCAAGTTCCAGTGGACTTTCTTCAAGCATCAAGTACTGGCGTTGGCAATAAATAATTGAAGAATTCTTAAAATGCCTTCAAAATTGATAATAGGtgaacaaaagaaaatggaTGGTTTGTTTGGCAAATAAGAGATTAAGAGAGGGAGATATGGTGCCTAGCTAAGGAGCCTGAGTAATGGCTTTATATCATTTAATTGCATAGGAAAAAGTGACAATGTTGCGCTGTCATGAATGAGCGAGACACTGGGCAATAAGTTTAAACTGCATGCAAGTTTGACATGCGAAGTGTCTCGATATGTGAAATGAGTAAGTAAAAGTGATTGCTTATATCACCTCTCCTTATAAGGGGCTCACAATAACATAGATGAGATTACTTTTATAAATGAGGAttctttgttgaaaataatGCTTTTTCAAAGAAGGGAACAACTTAAATTTAAGGAATTGTTGACATTGATCACTGGAATAACATATAACTCATTAGAGATAATATATCCAGGctgaatttttattacatttttttataaacaaaattttggagtGAAGTTTCATTTGGGAAAAGTTTTACTTCCATGGGAATTCACTCAAATTGGCCAAACTTTTCTACACACTTATGCCCATAACAACTATCTTGGCAATAAAATCTTGCCTAGACTTATAATGAGGCATTTTATTAGCCAGTTGGAAATTTTCCAATTTCCATATGTAGATATATGTCAATAAATTCTGAATTTTAATACAATTTCTCAATTATGGAGAGAAAACATAGTTGCGTATTTTTCGCCGTGTACTTATGCATTTAGTAAAGTTACTTGTTTATCTTCTTGTTTGAATGTCTATCTTACTAGAAGGATAAGTTCTAGCAGTTTTAGGTATGCAACTCCATATGATTTCTTATGTAATAATGAAATAGGGCCCTCATAACATATAAATTTCATGAATAGAATGACTAGTTACATTTCAAGATGTAAAGTTGTTCTTACAATTTTAAGCAATATAGGATTTTaactattaataaataaaaaatatcaaatcaaaTGTTATCTTGTTCTGCAATAATTTATTTgagggattaaaaaaaattaatttgtctTAAACAAATTGTGAGGGTGATTTCCTATGtttaaaataattagaaaatgcCACTTgattccttaaaaaataaaaataaaagggcTATTGATTGAGTTTAATGATTTATAGTTTGTATAAAATTATCAATATCAGTAatgaaatattataatattagtGCTCTTATATATCCTAATGCCACTTCCCACTACCCTCTCcccttttatgaaaaatattgctGAAAATACGTAATTTATTTAGCTATATAGTCTTTTCCGAAACTCGATTTTGCCAAAATTCAATTCCAAGTGAAACTTAATTTTGCCAAACTCTAGTTCCATCCATGCAAGTGCCATACAATTTAAGGTCAAgttaaaatcgagttaaaaataaaatttacacaaaacTCGTTTGGTAAATCAAGTTTcacttaaaactcaattttgaaaaaatcgagtttaaaaagagactacataataactaaataacttaaaaatactttttagtaatataatttgcaaaaaagttaatatttggcacaccaaaaaaaagaaaaagaaaaccaaaatagGGCAACTCACTTTTTGATGTCACCCGTACACGGCCTTAACTTCGCTTGCGCTTATCTTTTTCCaactctctaatttttttttattaacaaaaaaaaaaaaaaacaaagggcGCCAAATATCCCCGcgaaatttgaataaaaataaaaacaaataattaattaaaacacaaccattttctcattaaaaaaaaacaacaacaaccattTTAGCCGCTTACGTTTTTTTTACACACACAGAGACATAGACAGAGAGATGTAATGGACAATTCAGACCCAGAGGTTCAAGTTGTATCTAATTCTCAGGTTAATCcaaatgtttatttttctttaattacttgcacttttttattttttgggtttggttccTGAGATTGTATAGTACAAGAAAATGAAGTGCTTTGGAGCctttgtaagttgtaacaagTAAAGGGTTGGAGTGGTTTTTTGTAACATTTTAAGATTTCTTGTCTTGTCCCACAATTTCTCTGCAACCAAAGGCtctaactttttcattttttgggtgtTAGGTACTGGGTTCTTCTTGCTCACTCTCACTTCCATCTGGTATGTATTACTTTGCTTTATCTAGATTCTGCAATTCTTAATTACTGtctggttgctaagaaaatagatataaagaaagaaatgagaCATGGGTATCTCTTATTTCCAGGTttcctttctatttttgttgtgtttacTCGGCAGCTAGACAGAAAGTGTGAAAATCTTATCCAATTTGTGGTGAAAGATTGTGACTTTTTGATTTGTTTCTGTGTTGGTCTTTTTGTGGGTTGTATCAGAGCCTCCTGATATTAGAAACTGGTTTTCAAGCTATGAATATGAGTCTCCTGTGCTGGACTTGAATCACAATTTTGTCGATTCTGTTTCTAAAGAAAGTGAATTTGTGAAAAATGAATTGGTTATCAATGAGAGTGGAGGAGGAAAAGAAGTAAATCCTGGTGGAACTGGGAAAAGAGATCAAGAGTCTGTGAAATGTAGCAGCTTTTTTGGAAATGATAAACACGAAAGCCAGTCTTTTAGTAAGGTAATTCTTCCTTGATCTCccttttaaaaatgaaattcacATTATTTTCTATACTGAGCTAAGTTATGATCTGGTTTTAGACTTAAGAGAGTTTAATCTAGTAGCACAATCATGATTTTGGTATTTAGCTGTGTTGTATTGTACCACTGCAACTATGTTCCATAACTTTGAAAACTGTATCACATCTAGAATTTGGAACAAGATTATGGATATTTGTCTTATTTCAACAACCCCCACCCTCCTCCTCTCACATTGGGCAGGCCTTGTAGAGTAGGGCATAAATGATCTAACAGGCTAGGGCCATCATAtgcaaatttattatttgggcaGCTGTTTACCACCTCAAGGTGCAGAGCAATGATCGAATACATGGGGGTGCTTTATTAACTGAGGAAAAGCTAATTAAAGGAATAAAGAAAGATGGTATAACAAGGGTGGAATTTGCAGGTCACAGATAATGGCCTCAGCCTAAATAAGATCATGTGCTCCAATTGggttttctatctttctttctttgtgtcAGTCAATAGCTAAGGCCTTGTTGGAGGAATAAACCATCGTAATAAGTAATTGAGTCCATTTCAGGCGTCTCTGTTTTCCTTCTTATGGTTTCACTGTAATGCTGGGCAGCTCTA
The sequence above is drawn from the Quercus lobata isolate SW786 chromosome 12, ValleyOak3.0 Primary Assembly, whole genome shotgun sequence genome and encodes:
- the LOC115970198 gene encoding increased DNA methylation 1-like produces the protein MAYSLRSRKNKKIYVCSSGSSDSDSGYSDPDYTRIRPRRQAQQNNINKCNKKLSTDVRMVEVGAACSSVRPRRGRPTKKRADEEGKKSFEVGESSRRRRRAPYSLMKRSRCANKSGPTESKRTILSWLIDLKMIEEKEEVGYMDDPCEQNILLKGMITRAGILCNCCNTEVTVRGFEAHAHSNLKRPYANIFLLRRNVSLLRCQLHVLDGIRKSRHCGFNLIEPRETDVDKYDDACVICADGGDLICCDNCPSTIHIDCTNLKRIPQDDWRCPYCVCKYCGDGGYANDELFQCFQCQKKFEVDINRPLTPDRSPNMKSFCQLSCKEILEHLDRELRVKNELGGGLSWTLIRQTDIHLATKPTNIDHFQQIVECNCKIAVVWDMMNESFDPIIDRHTNTNVIHGVVYNRESNLTRINFQRFYTAILEKNDEIISAASLRIHGTKIAEMPFVATNEKYRNQGMWQKLLLAIESVLNFLKVEKLIVPSIEDLVPMWTQKYGFSEVEDSVMNELKCFNALMFTRAVRLQKSMHKPAVKSEAMEVDGVGNNGNQNGEDAKQNQTNHMEQNAMEVDEVKNNDNMALQDGTNMSQNQTKLLLPDLNDEPPEEEPLVPME